From a region of the Fusarium verticillioides 7600 chromosome 9, whole genome shotgun sequence genome:
- a CDS encoding elongator complex protein 4, whose translation MSFRKRNVVIGAAGSSSPIIRQEKSLAPGTRPSPLDGRLTTSTGTQSLDQLLSGHAGMPMGTSLLVEETGTTDFGGVLLRYYAAEGLAQGHQVHLLGFGDAWRRELPGLGSPNGFKKSSKPTSSSDEKMKIAWRYETLGQRNVPVRDAQAPTIPGQTPSTFCHSFDLTKRLENSAIKGQLHTTTVQGPMASPTNTPFRKFIADVTSRIKSSPPSTVHRIVVPGLLSPTLYNSAASQPNEVLKFLHALRALLRQYSTQLTAFVTIPVTLFPRSTGLTRWMELLSDGVLELIPLQHQAPVVREPGNEDKGQGLLRAHSLPVFHEKGGGLEGSWNRENLSFKLSSSSGLVITPFSLPPIGDEEEPNKASKSSDHKKENLDF comes from the exons ATGTCTTTTCGCAAGCGCAATGTCGTCATTGGAGCTGCCgggtcttcatctcccatCATTCGACAAGAGAAGTCTCTTGCACCCGGAACAAGACCATCTCCGTTAGATGGACGCTTGACTACCTCTACAGGCACGCAGTCTTTGGATCAGCTCTTGTCAGGTCATGCCGGAATGCCAATGGGAACTTCATTGCTCGTTGAAGAGACAGGAACTACGGACTTTGGAGGAGTACTGTTACGATACTATGCCGCCGAAGGACTTGcccaaggacatcaagtTCACCTCTTGGGGTTTGGtgatgcttggagaagagagcttcCTGGCCTCGGCAGCCCTAATGGCTTTAAGAAGAGCAGCaagccaacctcatcatcagacgaaaagatgaagattgCTTGGCGCTACGAGACACTCGGACAGCGCAACGTTCCAGTCAGAG ATGCCCAAGCACCAACAATTCCCGGACAGACACCGAGCACCTTCTGTCATAGCTTCGACTTGACCAAGCGTCTTGAAAACAGTGCCATCAAGGGTCAGCTGCACACAACCACAGTGCAAGGTCCCATGGCATCGCCAACAAACACGCCGTTCCGCAAGTTTATTGCCGATGTGACATCCAGAATCAAGAGCTCGCCACCCTCTACAGTTCATCGGATCGTGGTTCCCGGCCTCCTGTCGCCTACACTGTATAATTCTGCTGCTAGTCAACCCAACGAGgtcctcaagttcctccatGCTTTGAGAGCACTCCTTCGGCAGTACTCCACTCAACTTACGGCATTTGTGACTATCCCAGTCACTTTGTTCCCTCGATCTACCGGACTAACAAGGTGGATGGAGTTACTATCCGATGGAGTTCTCGAGTTGATTCCTctgcaacaccaagctcCGGTTGTGCGGGAGCCCGGAAACGAAGACAAGGGCCAAGGACTACTGCGTGCCCATAGCTTACCTGTGTTCCACGAAAAGGGCGGCGGCCTGGAAGGTTCCTGGAACAGGGAAAACCTGTCTTTCAAGCTGAGCAGTTCCAGTGGGTTGGTAATTACACCCTTCAGTCTACCACcgattggagatgaggaagagccaAACAAAGCTTCCAAATCTAGTGATCACAAGAAGGAGAACTTGGACTTTTGA
- a CDS encoding DNA-directed RNA polymerase I, II, and III subunit RPABC3 has protein sequence MASGDATLFEESFTVTEYDQSKYDRVARISCTSSDSQTVMTLDINIELFPCAVSDTLHVVLSTTLSLDGSKEDEKGWRDVGKGGDAPATAADLYDYVCHGKIYKFEETFDGNTINAYCSFGGLLMSLQGPIKKLTPLRVDNVYLLVKK, from the exons ATGGCGAGCGGCGACGCTACTCTGTTCGAAGAATCTTTCACTGTGACTGAGTATGATCAGTCCAAGTATGACCGTGTCGCCCGCATTTCGTGCACTTCAAGCGACTCTCAGACTGTTATGACTCTagacatcaacatcgagcTCTTCCCCTGTGCTGTTTCCGACACTCTGCACGTAGTTCTGTCTACTACTCTCTCTTTGGACGGAAGcaaggaggacgagaaggGCTGGCGAGACGTTGGCAAAGGTGGTGATGCGCCAGCGACAGCCGCCGACCTTTATGACTACGTGTGCCATGGAAAGATCTACAAGTTCGAGGAAACATTCGATGGAAATACCAT CAATGCCTACTGCTCTTTCGGCGGTCTTCTTATGTCGCTTCAAGGCCCCATCAAGAAACTGACCCCCCTCCGTGTCGACAACGTGTACCTTCTCGTCAAGAAATAA
- a CDS encoding apyrase — MGKSSQYGVILDAGSSGTRVYIYKWKNHAKATKDASAAELRSLPKIKLKENKKIHPGVSSFAEKPAQIGPDHLQQLIDIALDEVPDSKISETPVYLMATAGMRLLPKPQQSALLKSMCTYLQSNTKFILPDCDAHIQVISGETEGLYGWIAANYLLGGFDHPEEHDHGKNHHTYGFLDMGGASAQIAFAPNATESAKHADDLKIVRMRTLDGSPLEYKVFTATWLGFGANQARSRYVERLQEHYHTDSTHELPDPCMPNGLRTTLDGELVESKSDKTVLVGTGKFDECLTVTYPLLGKDKPCEDQPCLVNGQHVPGIDFDINHFVGVSEYWHTTHGVFGGKHKAYDLATYQNNVMEFCSRDWSDIEGDLDKRKKSPEKKAAEARLACFKASWLINMLYDGIGIPRVGLEGGAANDTVKDDGEKSFNDPFKPVDTIDGIELSWTLGKMVLYAAGQVPPSGSELPVGFGSNVDKGIAKDFEYAGSSPIATHTGDDDDDNDNDDLEDLLKKPGKSTGGLVAFVLIILLVAYLLRKPERRRKIFSMISRRKRPGKPGRGSSLVHKLFGRNSGPSYERVMEEGDLSDFELGDVDSDEHDHSDSSSDGSRKGRASGLATPSISAGRADELTRPPSAMDRAGLVVRTESRERLSPSLLSAGRKSRNGSPTRAKSPFMSPVRED; from the exons ATGGGTAAATCAT CACAATATGGCGTCATTCTTGACGCTGGTTCCTCAGGAACTCGAGTATACATCTACAAGTGGAAGAATCACGCCAAAGCTACCAAAGATGCGTCGGCTGCCGAGCTCAGGTCTCtccccaagatcaagctcaaggaaaacaagaagatccatcCTGGAGTGTCGAGTTTTGCAGAGAAGCCTGCGCAAATCGGTCCCGATCATCTACAGCAGCTGATCGATATCGCTCTAGACGAAGTCCCCGACAGCAAGATTTCCGAGACCCCCGTTTACCTCATGGCGACGGCCGGCATGCGATTGCTACCAAAGCCTCAGCAGTCGGCACTCCTCAAATCAATGTGCACGTACTTGCAGTCGAATACGAAATTCATTCTTCCGGATTGCGATGCCCATATTCAGGTTATTTCTGGCGAAACCGAAGGCCTGTACGGCTGGATAGCGGCGAATTATTTGTTGGGCGGCTTCGATCATCCTGAGGAGCACGACCATGGCAAGAATCATCACACCTATGGCTTCCTCGATATGGGGGGCGCGTCTGCTCAGATTGCCTTTGCTCCAAATGCAACTGAATCCGCAAAGCATGCGGATGATCTGAAGATTGTGCGCATGCGAACACTCGACGGATCACCATTGGAATACAAAGTCTTCACCGCAACTTGGCTCGGATTCGGTGCCAATCAAGCCCGCAGCCGTTATGTCGAACGTCTACAAGAACATTACCATACTGACTCTACCCACGAGCTGCCTGACCCCTGCATGCCTAATGGCTTGCGAACTACTCTAGACGGTGAACTTGTTGAATCAAAGTCGGATAAGACCGTTTTGGTTGGCACAGGAAAGTTCGACGAATGTTTAACGGTAACCTATCCTCTGCTGGGCAAAGACAAGCCATGCGAAGATCAGCCCTGCCTTGTCAACGGTCAGCATGTACCAGGTATCGACTTCGACATTAATCActttgttggtgtttcgGAATATTGGCATACAACTCATGGCGTCTTTGGCGGAAAACACAAGGCTTACGATCTGGCGACATACCAAAACAATGTCATGGAATTCTGCAGTCGCGATTGGTCGGACATTGAGGGAGATCTTGATAAACGCAAGAAGTCACCAGAAAAGAAGGCAGCTGAAGCCCGTTTGGCTTGTTTTAAGGCCTCATGGCTGATTAATATGCTCTACGACGGAATTGGCATCCCTCGTGTTGGTCTCGAAGGTGGTGCAGCCAATGACACTGTTaaggatgatggtgagaagtCATTTAACGACCCTTTCAAGCCGGTGGACACAATCGATGGCATCGAATTAAGCTGGACTTTGGGCAAAATGGTCCTATACGCTGCCGGACAAGTCCCTCCGTCCGGTTCTGAGCTGCCTGTCGGCTTTGGAAGCAATGTGGACAAGGGGATAGCGAAAGATTTTGAGTACGCCGGCTCTTCACCTATCGCAACTCACACAGgggacgacgacgacgacaacgacaacgatgACCTGGAAGATCTTCTGAAAAAGCCTGGAAAATCAACTGGTGGACTCGTCGCATTTGTTCTGATAATTCTGTTGGTCGCCTATTTGCTCCGCAAGCCTGagcgaagaagaaagatattCAGCATGATTAGCCGGCGAAAGCGACCAGGGAAACCAGGCCGCGGCTCCTCTCTTGTCCACAAACTCTTCGGACGAAACTCGGGGCCATCTTATGAGAGAGTAATGGAGGAGGGTGACTTATCTGATTTTGAGTTGGGCGATGTCGATTCGGATGAACATGACCATTCAGACAGCAGTAGTGATGGTTCGCGAAAGGGACGAGCATCGGGTCTGGCAACACCTAGTATCTCTGCAGGTCGCGCGGACGAACTCACTCGCCCTCCATCAGCAATGGATCGTGCCGGACTTGTAGTGCGGACTGAAAGCCGAGAACGGCTATCGCCCTCACTGTTGAGTGCTGGCCGAAAGAGCCGCAACGGCAGCCCAACCCGTGCGAAGAGTCCATTCATGTCACCTGTACGGGAAGATTGA
- a CDS encoding amyloid beta protein binding protein 1, with the protein MADVMIQTPPVLQGPSEKERKYDRQLRLWAASGQAALESANILLVNSGAGTVGVETLKNLVLPGIGRFTIADQNIVTHQDLGVNFFVDDSWLGKSRAEACTNFLLELNPEVQGEWYPKTQDESFHLDHFLSSSPTFTMILYALPLPQDLVQLIQDYSLQYKIPTIAVHSVGYYSYFKTTIPGTFPIVDTHPDETATTDLRLLAPWPELLEFSQSMTENIDNLDSHEHGHLPMVVILLHHLEQWKQAHGGAYPTSYVDKTTFRKTVSEAMRTDNPEGGEENFEEAVAAVMKHVVKPSLPSSLRQVFDYVHQDPEEITSGFWVITEAVKRFYEQHGRLPVPGGLPDMKAQSNVYIKLQNIYKERARQDVSQVLEIARSLPGGQDVDPEQVELFCKNASFIKLINAPGDKATSLDKLVEQELANDEISAFAGPEMPLSLVPLYLALLATSNAKTASADEIMGFIGKAAPKATGNERYKKTAQEVERAAGGELHNISAFTGGMVAQEMIKIITKQYVPIDNTCIFDGIDSRCQVLRL; encoded by the exons ATGGCCGATGTCATGATCCAGACTCCCCCAGTACTTCAAGGCCCATCAGAGAAGGAGCGGAAATATGACCGCCAACTCCGACTTTGGGCTGCCTCGGGTCAGGCTGCTCTCGAGTCGGCCAATATtctcctcgtcaactccGGTGCTGGTACCGTCGGCGTTGAGACTCTCAAGAATCTTGTCCTGCCTGGTATTGGTCGGTTCACCATTGCCGACCAGAATATCGtaactcatcaagatctgggtGTTAATTTCTTCGTGGATGATAGCTGGCTGGGCAAGTCCAGAGCTGAAGCTTGCACCAACTTTCTCTTGGAACTTAATCCTGAAGTACAGGGTGAATGGTATCCTAAAACCCAG GATGAATCTTTCCACCTAGATCACTTTCTCAGTAGCTCGCCTACATTCACCATGATCCTATATGCACTTCCTTtgcctcaagatctggttCAGCTAATTCAGGACTATTCTCTCCAATATAAAATTCCTACAATTGCAGTTCATTCTGTTGGATACTACTCCTACTTCAAGACCACAATACCCGGCACATTTCCTATCGTTGACACCCATCCCGACGAGACCGCCACGACAGATCTGCGGCTTCTAGCCCCTTGGCCCGAACTCCTTGAGTTTTCCCAGAGCATGACTGAAAACATTGACAACCTCGACAGTCATGAGCATGGTCACTTGCCTATGGTCGtcattctccttcatcatctagAACAGTGGAAACAAGCTCACGGCGGCGCTTACCCTACCAGCTACGTCGACAAGACCACATTCCGCAAAACTGTCTCGGAAGCCATGAGGACAGACAATCCTGAAGGAGGCGAAGAGAATTTTGAAGAGGCTGTAGCTGCTGTGATGAAACATGTCGTAAAGCCCTCCCTTCCCAGTTCTCTTCGACAAGTCTTTGACTATGTGCACCAAGATCCT GAGGAGATTACATCAGGCTTCTGGGTCATCACAGAGGCTGTGAAACGATTCTATGAGCAACATGGCCGCTTACCTGTCCCTGGGGGACTGCCTGACATGAAGGCCCAATCCAACGTGTACATCAAATTACAGAATATTTACAAAGAACGGGCTCGCCAGGATGTTAGTCAAGTTCTGGAAATCGCTCGAAGTCTTCCTGGCGGTCAGGACGTGGATCCCGAGCAGGTTGAACTCTTCTGCAAGAATGCTTCTTTTATCAAGCTCATTAATGCCCCTGGAGACAAGGCTACCAGTCTCGATAAGCTTGTCG AACAAGAGCTAGCAAACGACGAGATATCAGCCTTTGCTGGGCCCGAGATGCCTCTATCCCTGGTCCCACTGTATCTCGCCCTGTTGGCAACATCAAATGCCAAGACTGCTTCTGCAGATGAGATTATGGGTTTCATTGGCAAGGCTGCACCAAAAGCCACGGGGAACGAACGATACAAGAAGACTGCCCAAGAGGTTGAGCGCGCGGCCGGTGGCGAGCTTCACAATATATCAGCCTTTACTGGCGGCATGGTCGCTCAAgagatgatcaagatcatTACCAAGCAATATGTGCCCATCGACAACACTTGTATCTTCGACGGTATCGACAGTCGTTGTCAGGTCCTCCGCCTGTAA
- a CDS encoding transcription initiation factor TFIIF subunit alpha, which yields MSAPPPPGNPSANAPGYPNGAPKKQKPNPLRPLRKNPKANPLVSRRPPPRPTAQPISGRPNGTKPNIEEIRRQNGGWSEPPPPGCTDIPIMTTKKDLLDGIRYHMMKFTQSKAGGKSIDPTDQDDFARPVTLHRRDARQPPPGRAVKAEAPEAPQTDEDEVERQAQRKAEREAQRAIDQAKIAPVAKDPNPKRPKKQKEEKTTFNRAPKTETAKKASDLRYEEALPWHLEDAEGKNVWVGNFVDTLSGSNVAFMIDVSVFRMIPLEKWYKFTSKPPFQTYDIDEVEAFMSKKVDVGRWVMRDEEKKAGRKDLEATRKMFYGSGPMVKTESATFKAASRSEKLEHDEIDMSGDEFQDDDEAPMFERNDDEDTKDSKDRIRREQLGANLFGEGDEQEVDKELDEQLREEILRQKLGKATKKALIKRDREDIYESDDSEENPWSSSSDDNSSDEEEEEDKKDDEKKDVNKDDKNQSGSGSKGTNTPSGKKPEGSKKSKSLKRAGSPALSESSGNESSRKKLKKNVPSATGSRSGTPLVQGGAARRPTAAGSGSDGEATAGEMSDGAAPKRKKLKLVSSSARGTPSASRAGSPNPTQGAAFPGSPVTSAVEPSEILDKIPAEGITVNELIKLFNHRLGDRPGQMSKNEWIQLVKKLCDYGPDKRLRRRS from the exons atgagCGCGCCGCCTCCCCCAGGCAATCCGTCCGCTAATGCGCCTGGGTACCCAAATGGTGCCccgaagaaacagaagccaAACCCCCTTCGGCCATTGCGTAAGAATCCCAAGGCAAATCCCCTTGTTTCTCGAAGACCACCACCCAGGCCGACAGCGCAACCTATTTCGGGTAGGCCAAATGGAACAAAGCCAAACATTGAAGAGATTCGACGTCAAAATGGTGGCTGGTCAGAGCCACCGCCACCTGGGTGCACTGACATCCCAATTATGACAACGAAGAAGGATCTACTCGATGGTATTCGATACCACATGATGAAGTTTACTCAATCTAAGGCAGGAGGAAAATCCATCGATCCAACCGACCAGGACGACTTCGCACGACCCGTAACATTGCACCGACGAGATGCTCGCCAACCCCCTCCGGGAAGGGCTGTCAAGGCCGAAGCACCTGAAGCGCCTCAgaccgacgaggatgaggtgGAAAGACAGGCGCAGAGGAAAGCTGAACGGGAGGCTCAGCGCGCCATTGACCAGGCTAAGATTGCGCCCGTGGCCAAAGATCCGAATCCCAAGCGAccgaagaagcaaaaagaggagaaaacAACGTTTAACCGGGCCCCCAAGACTGAAACTGCTAAGAAGGCATCCGACCTGCGATACGAGGAAGCTCTTCCATGGCAccttgaagatgcagagggCAAAAATGTTTGGGTTGGTAACTTTGTGGATACACTTTCTGGATCTAACGTGGCTTTCATGATTGATGTGTCTGTTTTCCGCATGATCCCACTGGAGAAGTGGTACAAATTCACGTCTAAGCCGCCCTTCCAGACTTACGACATTGATGAGGTGGAGGCCTTCATGAGTAAGAAGGTGGATGTGGGCCGTTGGGTCATGagggatgaagagaagaaagctggGCGTAAGGACCTGGAGGCCACAAGAAAAATGTTCTACGGAAGCGGCCCGATGGTCAAGACTGAAAGTGCCACGTTCAAGGCTGCCTCGAGGTCAGAGAAACTGGagcatgatgagattgatatgTCGGGCGATGAAtttcaagatgatgatgaggccCCAATGTTTGAAAggaatgacgatgaagacacAAAGGACTCCAAGGACCGTATTCGTCGGGAACAACTCGGTGCCAACTTATTTGGAGAAGGTGACGAGCAAGAAGTGGACAAGGAACTAGATGAACAACTCCGAGAAGAGATCCTACGACAGAAGCTCGGTAAAGCTACCAAGAAGGCATTGATCAAAAGAGATCGAGAGGATATCTACGAAAGCGACGACTCAGAAGAGAATCCATGGAGCAGCTCG TCTGATGACAACTCGTccgacgaggaagaagaggaagacaagaaagacgatgagaagaaggacgtCAATAAGGACGACAAGAATCAGAGCGGTTCCGGATCCAAGGGCACCAATACTCCCTCTGGGAAGAAGCCTGAAGGCTCTAAGAAGAGCAAGTCGCTCAAGCGAGCCGGCTCGCCAGCACTCTCCGAGTCGAGCGGAAACGAATCTTCCCGCAAAAAGCTTAAGAAGAACGTCCCATCTGCCACGGGAAGCAGGTCTGGCACTCCTCTTGTTCAGGGCGGAGCCGCTCGTCGACCGACGGCTGCTGGATCTGGTAGTGATGGAGAGGCAACTGCTGGCGAGATGTCAGATGGAGCTGCacccaagaggaagaagttgaagttggttAGTAGCAGTGCTCGGGGCACTCCTTCGGCATCCAGAGCTGGCAGCCCCAACCCAACTCAGGGTG CTGCTTTTCCTGGCTCACCTGTAACTTCAGCTGTCGAACCATCTGAAATTCTCGACAAGATCCCCGCCGAAGGTATCACGGTTAACGAgttgatcaagctcttcaaccacCGCCTGGGTGATAGACCAGGACAGATGTCTAAGAATGAGTGGATTcagctcgtcaagaagctttgtGACTATGGACCTGACAAGCGACTTCGCCGAAGATCGTAA
- a CDS encoding ribose-phosphate pyrophosphokinase — MRNTLIFAGNSCPVLTGQICENLGMHPASAELTQFSNGETSVRILTSVREKDVFVVQSGSPSINDSIMELLIMISACKGGSANKVTAVLPYFPYSRQSKKKSHRGAITARMLANLLGVAGVKHVITVDLHASQMQGFFKCPVDNLHAEPILAKWIRHNVSNWREAVVVSKNAGGTKRVTSLADALKLNFGIVTTDRRRVSNMTASMIMRHFDHNVERQPTPLESNRPIPYRGPPASERAVESEATPKRQTPPPRSSRIVTNSQGSPTRVSSSARSVTPNAAEAADPNTTPPAGSPDGEADGEADYDDHKASEVTQGRLVQGRIVEDDYPSPDRSVVDGSVEDDPMTMSHASSFFVPEPQSLGGSGDAAASSDEEDNAFEDPGAEHLITLVGNVKNRTVFIVDDMIDKAGSWIAAAETVVKKGGAKKVYCMATHGVFGGDSLEQLQACECIDQIVVTNSFPIDKDRARSISKLVVLDLSFLLAEAIRRNHYGEALSPLFQHYGD, encoded by the exons ATGCGCAATACACTTATCTTCGCAGGTAATTCCTGCCCGGTCCTCACAGGCCAAATCTGCGAGAACCTGGGCATGCATCCTGCCAGTGCTGAGCTTACCCAGTTCTCTAAT GGTGAAACGAGCGTCAGAATTCTGACAAGCGTCCGAGAGAAGGACGTCTTCGTTGTCCAATCAGGCAGCCCCAGTATCAATGACTCCATCAtggagcttctcatcatgatctcGGCCTGCAAAGGCGGTTCTGCTAACAAAGTCACTG CCGTTCTTCCTTATTTCCCCTACAGCCGCcagtcaaagaagaagtcgcaTAGAGGTGCGATTACTGCTCGCATGCTTGCCAACTTGTTGGGTGTCGCTGGCGTTAAGCACGTTATCACTGTTGACCTTCATGCCTCGCAGATGCAGGGCTTCTTCAAGTGTCCCGTTGACAACCTGCACGCAGAGCCTATCCTTGCGAAGTGGATCCGCCACAACGTGTCTAACTGGCGCGAAGCGGTCGTGGTCTCCAAGAACGCTGGAGGAACCAAGCGGGTGACATCGCTTGCGgatgctctcaagctcaatttCGGCATTGTTACTACAGACAGGAGGCGTGTGAGTAACATGACAGCGAGCATGATCATGAGGCACTTCGATCATAATGTTGAGCGTCAACCCACGCCGTTGGAGTCCAACCGACCCATTCCCTACCGTGGACCCCCGGCTTCCGAGCGTGCTGTCGAGTCCGAGGCTACCCCTAAGAGGCAGACACCCCCCCCTCGCTCCTCGCGAATTGTGACGAACTCACAGGGCTCTCCTACACGGGTTAGCAGCTCTGCCCGTTCAGTGACTCCCAACGCTGCCGAGGCTGCAGACCCCAACACTACCCCCCCTGCTGGATCACCGGATGGCGAGGCCGATGGCGAGGCGGATTATGATGACCATAAAGCGTCTGAAGTTACACAGGGCCGTTTGGTCCAAGGTCGTATTGTCGAGGATGATTATCCGTCTCCTGATCGATCTGTCGTTGACGGCAGTGTGGAAGATGATCCCATGACCATGTCTCATgcttcatcattcttcgTTCCTGAGCCTCAATCTCTCGGCGGATCTGGCGACGCTGCAGCGAGCTcagacgaggaggacaaCGCATTCGAGGATCCAGGCGCCGAACACCTTATCACTCTAGTTGGAAACGTCAAGAATCGAACCGTTTTCATCGTGGATGATATGATTGACAAGGCTGGCTCTTGgattgctgcagctgagacggtggtcaagaagggcggAGCCAAGAAGGTTTACTGCATGGCCACTCATGGTGTTTTTGGTGGCGACAGTCTGGAGCAACTGCAAGCGTGCGAGTGCATCGACCAGATTGTTGTAACCAACAGCTTTCCAATCGATAAGGACAGGGCACgcagcatcagcaagctCGTGGTTCTTGACCTCTCGTTCCTACTGGCGGAGGCCATTCGACGTAACCACTATGGCGAGGCTCTTTCGCCTCTCTTCCAACATTATGGTGATTAG
- a CDS encoding ribose-phosphate pyrophosphokinase — translation MELLIMISACKGGSANKVTAVLPYFPYSRQSKKKSHRGAITARMLANLLGVAGVKHVITVDLHASQMQGFFKCPVDNLHAEPILAKWIRHNVSNWREAVVVSKNAGGTKRVTSLADALKLNFGIVTTDRRRVSNMTASMIMRHFDHNVERQPTPLESNRPIPYRGPPASERAVESEATPKRQTPPPRSSRIVTNSQGSPTRVSSSARSVTPNAAEAADPNTTPPAGSPDGEADGEADYDDHKASEVTQGRLVQGRIVEDDYPSPDRSVVDGSVEDDPMTMSHASSFFVPEPQSLGGSGDAAASSDEEDNAFEDPGAEHLITLVGNVKNRTVFIVDDMIDKAGSWIAAAETVVKKGGAKKVYCMATHGVFGGDSLEQLQACECIDQIVVTNSFPIDKDRARSISKLVVLDLSFLLAEAIRRNHYGEALSPLFQHYGD, via the exons AtggagcttctcatcatgatctcGGCCTGCAAAGGCGGTTCTGCTAACAAAGTCACTG CCGTTCTTCCTTATTTCCCCTACAGCCGCcagtcaaagaagaagtcgcaTAGAGGTGCGATTACTGCTCGCATGCTTGCCAACTTGTTGGGTGTCGCTGGCGTTAAGCACGTTATCACTGTTGACCTTCATGCCTCGCAGATGCAGGGCTTCTTCAAGTGTCCCGTTGACAACCTGCACGCAGAGCCTATCCTTGCGAAGTGGATCCGCCACAACGTGTCTAACTGGCGCGAAGCGGTCGTGGTCTCCAAGAACGCTGGAGGAACCAAGCGGGTGACATCGCTTGCGgatgctctcaagctcaatttCGGCATTGTTACTACAGACAGGAGGCGTGTGAGTAACATGACAGCGAGCATGATCATGAGGCACTTCGATCATAATGTTGAGCGTCAACCCACGCCGTTGGAGTCCAACCGACCCATTCCCTACCGTGGACCCCCGGCTTCCGAGCGTGCTGTCGAGTCCGAGGCTACCCCTAAGAGGCAGACACCCCCCCCTCGCTCCTCGCGAATTGTGACGAACTCACAGGGCTCTCCTACACGGGTTAGCAGCTCTGCCCGTTCAGTGACTCCCAACGCTGCCGAGGCTGCAGACCCCAACACTACCCCCCCTGCTGGATCACCGGATGGCGAGGCCGATGGCGAGGCGGATTATGATGACCATAAAGCGTCTGAAGTTACACAGGGCCGTTTGGTCCAAGGTCGTATTGTCGAGGATGATTATCCGTCTCCTGATCGATCTGTCGTTGACGGCAGTGTGGAAGATGATCCCATGACCATGTCTCATgcttcatcattcttcgTTCCTGAGCCTCAATCTCTCGGCGGATCTGGCGACGCTGCAGCGAGCTcagacgaggaggacaaCGCATTCGAGGATCCAGGCGCCGAACACCTTATCACTCTAGTTGGAAACGTCAAGAATCGAACCGTTTTCATCGTGGATGATATGATTGACAAGGCTGGCTCTTGgattgctgcagctgagacggtggtcaagaagggcggAGCCAAGAAGGTTTACTGCATGGCCACTCATGGTGTTTTTGGTGGCGACAGTCTGGAGCAACTGCAAGCGTGCGAGTGCATCGACCAGATTGTTGTAACCAACAGCTTTCCAATCGATAAGGACAGGGCACgcagcatcagcaagctCGTGGTTCTTGACCTCTCGTTCCTACTGGCGGAGGCCATTCGACGTAACCACTATGGCGAGGCTCTTTCGCCTCTCTTCCAACATTATGGTGATTAG